One segment of Sphingomonas qomolangmaensis DNA contains the following:
- a CDS encoding cytochrome ubiquinol oxidase subunit I codes for MFDSFDPLILARIQFAFTISFHFIFPAFSIGLASFLAVLEGLWLKTGKDLYHDLFKFWVKIFAVAFAMGVVSGIVMSYQFGTNWSVFSDRTGPILGPLMAYEVLTAFFLEAGFLGVMLFGMDRVGKKLHFAATCMVAIGTFISAFWILSVNSWMHTPVGYAMNDVGQFVPAGSWLTIIFNPSFPYRLFHTVTAAYLTTAFVVGAVGAFQLLKARAGKNRIETDGDSHPAATAHPELPRSNAAARKMFSMAMWMAAIVAPIQIFAGDLHGINTLEHQPAKVMAMEGHYQSHPDGAPLILFGLPNAAEKRIDYAIEIPKVSSLILKHDLNAPLAGLDTVADDREPPVSILFWSFRIMVGIGFAMLGLGLWSLFARLRKRLYDWPWLHRAAIVMGPSGFVAVIAGWITTEVGRQPFTVYNLLTTADSVSPLAAPAVGASLVAFILVYFVVFGFGTWYILKLMAKGVQDDEPDIQDDAPIRSAGITPGPTQQGGQQRGGRSSGGQRGALQPAE; via the coding sequence GTGTTCGATTCCTTCGACCCGTTGATCCTTGCGCGCATCCAGTTCGCGTTCACCATCAGCTTCCACTTCATCTTCCCTGCCTTCTCGATCGGCTTGGCGAGCTTCCTTGCGGTCCTCGAAGGGCTGTGGCTGAAGACGGGCAAGGATCTGTACCACGACCTCTTCAAATTCTGGGTGAAGATCTTCGCCGTCGCCTTCGCGATGGGCGTCGTGTCGGGTATCGTGATGTCGTACCAGTTCGGCACCAACTGGTCGGTCTTCTCCGACCGCACCGGGCCGATCCTGGGGCCGCTGATGGCCTATGAGGTGCTGACCGCCTTCTTCCTCGAAGCGGGGTTTCTGGGCGTCATGCTGTTCGGCATGGACCGCGTCGGCAAGAAGCTGCACTTCGCCGCTACCTGCATGGTGGCGATCGGCACGTTCATTTCGGCATTCTGGATCCTCAGCGTCAACAGCTGGATGCACACCCCGGTGGGCTATGCGATGAACGATGTCGGGCAGTTCGTGCCCGCGGGGTCGTGGCTGACGATCATCTTCAACCCCAGCTTCCCCTATCGGCTGTTCCACACCGTTACCGCAGCGTATCTGACCACGGCCTTTGTCGTTGGCGCGGTCGGCGCCTTCCAGCTGCTCAAGGCGCGCGCGGGCAAGAACCGGATCGAAACCGACGGCGACAGCCACCCCGCTGCGACCGCACATCCCGAGCTGCCGCGATCGAACGCCGCGGCGCGCAAGATGTTTTCGATGGCGATGTGGATGGCAGCGATCGTCGCGCCGATCCAGATCTTCGCCGGCGACCTGCACGGGATCAACACGCTCGAGCATCAGCCCGCCAAGGTCATGGCGATGGAGGGGCATTATCAAAGCCACCCCGATGGCGCGCCGCTGATCCTGTTCGGCCTGCCCAACGCCGCCGAAAAGCGGATCGACTATGCGATCGAGATTCCGAAGGTCTCTTCGCTGATCCTGAAGCACGATCTGAACGCGCCGCTCGCGGGACTCGACACCGTCGCCGACGATCGCGAGCCGCCGGTGTCGATCCTGTTCTGGTCGTTCCGGATCATGGTCGGCATCGGCTTCGCGATGCTCGGGCTCGGGCTGTGGAGCCTGTTCGCGCGGCTGCGCAAGCGGCTCTATGATTGGCCCTGGCTGCACCGCGCGGCGATCGTGATGGGGCCGTCGGGCTTCGTTGCGGTGATCGCGGGCTGGATCACCACCGAGGTCGGGCGTCAGCCCTTCACCGTGTATAACCTGCTCACCACCGCAGACAGCGTGTCGCCGCTCGCGGCGCCTGCGGTCGGTGCCTCGCTGGTCGCGTTCATCCTCGTCTATTTCGTCGTGTTTGGCTTTGGCACCTGGTACATCCTCAAGCTGATGGCCAAGGGTGTGCAGGACGACGAACCCGATATCCAGGACGATGCGCCGATCCGCAGCGCAGGCATCACTCCCGGCCCGACCCAACAGGGCGGGCAGCAGCGCGGTGGTCGTTCCTCCGGGGGGCAGCGCGGCGCGCTGCAGCCGGCCGAATAA
- the cydB gene encoding cytochrome d ubiquinol oxidase subunit II, giving the protein MYVNTDLATIWAGIIAFAIFAYIVMDGFDLGIGILFPVFGVGEERDQAMNSIAPVWDGNETWLVLGGGGLFAAFPLAYAIIMPALYPPIIAMLLGLVFRGVAFEARWRDPGHRRWWDLAFTLGSVVAAFAQGVTLGALLQGVEVDGRAYGGGWLDWFTPFSMLTGVSLVAGYALLGATWLIWKTEGGTQAHAYRLAARFGVITLAAIAAVSASTLTLEYAYYQRWLAYPGILLTAQVPLLVGIFAFAFYRSLKKQREARPFLLALGLFALSFVGLGISMFPYIVPDSVTIWQAAAPESSQLFMLAGAAVLVPVILIYTGWAYWVFRGKVGTEGYH; this is encoded by the coding sequence ATGTACGTCAACACAGACCTTGCGACGATCTGGGCGGGAATCATCGCCTTTGCGATCTTCGCCTATATCGTGATGGACGGGTTCGACCTGGGGATCGGGATCCTGTTTCCCGTTTTCGGGGTGGGCGAAGAGCGCGACCAGGCGATGAACTCGATCGCGCCGGTGTGGGACGGCAACGAAACCTGGCTGGTGCTCGGCGGCGGCGGGCTGTTTGCTGCCTTCCCGCTTGCCTATGCGATCATCATGCCCGCGCTGTATCCGCCTATCATCGCGATGCTGCTCGGGCTGGTATTCCGCGGGGTGGCGTTCGAGGCGCGCTGGCGCGATCCGGGGCATCGCCGCTGGTGGGATCTGGCGTTCACCCTGGGCTCGGTCGTCGCGGCGTTCGCGCAAGGCGTGACGTTGGGGGCGCTGCTCCAGGGGGTCGAGGTCGATGGCCGCGCCTATGGCGGCGGCTGGCTCGACTGGTTCACCCCGTTCAGCATGTTGACCGGGGTCAGCCTGGTCGCGGGCTATGCGCTGCTGGGGGCGACCTGGTTGATATGGAAGACCGAAGGCGGGACGCAGGCACATGCCTATCGGCTTGCGGCGCGCTTCGGGGTGATCACGCTGGCGGCGATCGCGGCGGTAAGTGCGTCGACGCTGACGCTCGAATACGCCTATTATCAGCGCTGGCTGGCCTATCCGGGCATCTTGTTGACCGCCCAGGTGCCGCTGCTGGTGGGTATCTTCGCCTTCGCCTTTTACCGCTCGCTCAAGAAGCAGCGTGAGGCGCGGCCCTTCCTGCTGGCACTGGGACTGTTTGCATTGAGCTTCGTCGGGCTGGGGATCAGCATGTTCCCCTATATCGTGCCCGACAGCGTCACGATCTGGCAGGCGGCGGCCCCCGAATCGAGCCAGTTGTTCATGCTGGCGGGTGCGGCGGTGCTGGTGCCGGTGATCCTGATCTACACCGGTTGGGCCTATTGGGTGTTCCGCGGCAAGGTCGGTACCGAAGGATATCACTGA
- a CDS encoding DUF2474 domain-containing protein, with product MQGNEADRQPLWRRLGWMAAIWGASVGLLGAVAMVIRWWLGLG from the coding sequence ATGCAGGGCAACGAGGCCGATCGGCAGCCGCTGTGGCGGCGGCTGGGCTGGATGGCGGCGATATGGGGCGCGAGCGTGGGGTTGCTCGGGGCGGTCGCGATGGTGATCCGCTGGTGGCTCGGGTTGGGCTGA